One region of Deferribacterota bacterium genomic DNA includes:
- a CDS encoding flagellar basal body protein, whose product MIRSLYTSLTGLNQNQNAMDVVGDNLSNVNTTGYKADRIVFQDLFNQTLSGAMPPTG is encoded by the coding sequence ATGATTAGATCACTTTATACTTCTTTAACAGGTCTCAATCAAAATCAAAATGCAATGGATGTGGTTGGTGATAATCTATCGAATGTTAACACAACAGGCTATAAAGCTGATAGAATAGTATTTCAAGATCTTTTTAACCAGACCCTTTCGGGTGCAATGCCACCAACAGGTGA